The Lactuca sativa cultivar Salinas chromosome 2, Lsat_Salinas_v11, whole genome shotgun sequence genome includes a window with the following:
- the LOC111916025 gene encoding ATP-dependent zinc metalloprotease FTSH 6, chloroplastic, with product MSTAISLFAPSLPLCKSQHLSRNTNPSPKSTLDTKFNRRNLLTTLGLTLIGETSGTGILVHPAAKAVPESPVEATSNTLSYSRFLEYLNEGAIRKVDFFENGTLAIAEISNPVLNKIQRVKVQLPGLQRELIRKLREKDVDFAAHPMETNMADAVLDLISNFAFPLILLGALLFRSSSPNTPGGPNLPFGLGRSKAKFQMEPNTGITFDDVAGIDEAKQDFEEIVEFLKTPQKFSAVGAKIPKGVLLVGPPGTGKTLLAKAIAGEAQVPFFSLSGSEFIEVFVGVGASRVRDLFNKAKMNSPCLVFIDEIDAVGRQRGTGIGGGNDEREQTLNQLLTEMDGFSGDNGVIVIAATNRPEILDSALLRPGRFDRQVSVGLPDVRGREEILKVHSKNKKVDKDVSLSVIAMRTPGFSGADLANLLNESAILAGRRGNNKITMKEIDDSIDRIVAGMEGTQMTDGKNKILVAYHEIGHAICATLTEGHDPVQKVTLIPRGQARGLTWFTPNEDPSLTSKKQLFARIVSGLGGRAAEEVVFGEQEITTGAAGDLQQINQIARQMVTRFGMSEIGPWLLIDPSVQSSDVVLRMLARNSMSEKLAEEIDMEVKCIIEKAYEIAKSHVRKNRGAMDILVDVLLEKETLSGDEFRAILAEFSDMFSAKKEESANELIKV from the exons ATGTCAACTGCAATTTCCCTTTTTGCCCCTTCCCTTCCGCTATGCAAATCACAACATCTTTCAAGAAACACGAACCCATCTCCAAAATCAACTTTAGACACCAAATTCAATAGAAGAAACCTCTTAACAACCCTTGGCCTGACCCTCATAGGAGAAACATCAGGCACTGGTATACTTGTACACCCTGCAGCAAAAGCAGTACCCGAGAGTCCAGTTGAAGCCACTTCAAATACTTTATCTTATTCAAGATTCTTGGAGTACCTTAACGAAGGTGCTATCAGGAAGGTGGACTTTTTCGAAAACGGGACATTAGCAATTGCTGAGATATCAAATCCTGTTCTTAATAAGATCCAGAGGGTTAAGGTTCAGTTGCCTGGACTACAGAGAGAGTTGATCAGGAAACTGAGAGAAAAAGATGTCGATTTTGCAGCTCATCCAATGGAAACGAACATGGCGGATGCTGTTCTTGACTTAATATcgaactttgcttttccattgatACTTCTTGGTGCTTTATTGTTCAGATCTTCGTCTCCAAACACACCTGGAGGGCCTAATTTGCCATTTGGACTCGGAAG GAGCAAAGCCAAGTTCCAAATGGAACCCAATACAGGGATAACATTCGATGATGTGGCAGGAATTGATGAAGCAAAACAAGATTTCGAAGAGATCGTTGAGTTTCTCAAAACCCCACAAAAGTTTTCTGCAGTTGGTGCTAAGATTCCGAAAGGCGTTCTTCTGGTGGGCCCACCGGGAACTGGAAAGACGCTACTAGCAAAAGCCATAGCAGGAGAAGCACAAGTACCTTTCTTTTCACTTTCAGGATCGGAATTCATTGAAGTGTTTGTGGGTGTTGGGGCTTCTCGTGTGAGGGATTTGTTCAATAAGGCAAAGATGAATTCGCCTTGTTTGGTTTTTATCGATGAAATAGATGCTGTTGGAAGACAGAGAGGAACTGGAATTGGTGGAGGGAATGATGAGAGAGAGCAAACATTGAATCAGCTTCTTACAGAAATGGATGGATTCAGTGGTGACAATGGAGTCATCGTTATTGCTGCTACTAATCGACCTGAGATTCTTGATTCTGCTTTACTTAGGCCAGGAAGGTTCGACAGACAG GTAAGTGTCGGACTACCTGATGTGAGAGGAAGGGAAGAAATACTTAAAGTTCATAGCAAGAACAAGAAAGTAGACAAAGACGTGTCACTTTCTGTAATTGCCATGCGAACTCCTGGGTTCAGTGGTGCTGATCTGGCGAATCTTTTGAATGAATCAGCGATTCTTGCTGGAAGAAGAGGGAACAATAAGATTACCATGAAAGAGATTGACGACTCCATTGATAGAATCGTTGCAGGAATGGAAGGAACTCAAATGACAGATGGAAAGAACAAGATTTTAGTCGCCTATCACGAAATTGGTCATGCAATTTGTGC GACTTTGACTGAAGGGCATGATCCAGTTCAAAAAGTGACATTGATTCCAAGAGGACAAGCTCGTGGATTAACATGGTTTACACCTAATGAAGATCCTTCTTTAACTTCTAAGAAACAACTTTTTGCTAGAATAGTAAGTGGTTTAGGAGGTAGAGCAGCAGAAGAAGTCGTTTTTGGTGAACAAGAAATCACTACAGGTGCAGCTGGTGATTTGCAACAGATTAATCAAATAGCAAGACAG ATGGTTACTAGATTTGGAATGTCGGAAATTGGGCCATGGTTGTTGATTGATCCATCAGTTCAAAGTAGTGATGTGGTATTAAGGATGTTAGCAAGAAACTCGATGTCAGAGAAACTTGCGGAAGAGATAGATATGGAAGTGAAATGTATAATTGAGAAAGCGTATGAGATAGCAAAATCACATGTGAGGAAGAACAGAGGTGCGATGGATATATTAGTAGATGTGTTACTGGAGAAGGAAACACTTAGTGGAGATGAGTTCAGAGCAATTTTAGCTGAGTTTTCTGATATGTTTTCTGCGAAGAAAGAGGAGAGCGCTAATGAATTAATCAAGGTGTAG